Proteins found in one Promicromonospora sukumoe genomic segment:
- a CDS encoding SigE family RNA polymerase sigma factor — MSTPASDGGAGDGPPLDVRVDVPRTRDAEFTAFVRDSSTYLHRTAYLLCGDRHRAEELVQSTFERVYRTWAKVKPGTARAYARRILVNLRIDAWRHAHRESFPGDDNIPIPPTSDHAGHVVLRDELVRGLARLPLNQRRVVVLRHLLDLPEADVARELGIAVGTVKAANSRGLARLRDLLTAHAEVVEPVVVDEQVVLDRSRAALRRRRTGQAVGAACLALLVVLGVLTRGPVPLPGIGPVVLPGGELIARLLDDGRTDWFGPGPDPAGYTRLACPDDLPGPTPARAPDSGLDVGPLVDPVVVDTPDARPLTCYDADIEVVTPGVLDDQGLPVTAYGEPLPEPRGLAGTGHIWTFDSRELLDDDDTTDEASIRADGWAGDGSGSSSTTLTWYQDRRASPTGLAVTGEHVVWSDYAAAGTSPRANFVSTASLAGGGITSSTEPLVTSQENVWLIATTLDHALWTAGDTADDTRLYAETLDDEGTPTELAAGVTALAADEDEAMAAILTPGSGETSTTSIRLFDDLGGVDPTGTLLMEFEHDSSSVVTQIAVSDDVIAWTVSLGADGPGDLYVVDRVGDSDSIVRLPDGVADDLRAAGGVLSWTSTEPGVQDSEPASYLYRATPSASGYDGPDLARFPGGSVTASVAGARTAWLETAGAGQWLVRAALAPTLERE; from the coding sequence GTGAGCACGCCAGCGAGCGACGGCGGGGCAGGCGACGGTCCGCCGCTCGACGTGCGGGTCGACGTGCCGCGGACCCGGGATGCGGAGTTCACCGCGTTCGTCCGGGACTCCAGCACCTACCTGCACCGCACCGCGTATCTGCTGTGCGGTGACCGGCACCGGGCGGAGGAGCTGGTGCAGTCGACGTTCGAGCGGGTCTACCGCACCTGGGCCAAGGTCAAGCCGGGTACGGCACGTGCCTACGCCCGGCGGATCCTGGTCAACCTGCGCATCGACGCCTGGCGCCACGCACACCGAGAGTCGTTCCCGGGCGACGATAACATCCCCATCCCACCCACGTCGGACCATGCTGGGCACGTGGTGCTGCGCGACGAGCTGGTCCGCGGGCTGGCCCGGTTGCCGCTCAACCAGCGGCGGGTGGTGGTGCTGCGGCACCTGCTGGACTTGCCCGAGGCGGACGTCGCTCGCGAGCTCGGGATCGCGGTCGGGACGGTGAAGGCGGCCAACTCGCGGGGGCTGGCCCGCCTGCGGGACCTGCTGACGGCGCATGCCGAGGTGGTCGAGCCGGTGGTCGTCGACGAGCAGGTGGTGCTGGACCGGAGCCGGGCGGCGCTGCGGCGGCGTCGGACGGGTCAGGCGGTTGGTGCGGCGTGCTTGGCGCTGCTGGTGGTGCTCGGCGTGCTGACCCGGGGGCCGGTGCCGCTGCCTGGAATCGGGCCGGTGGTGCTGCCGGGCGGGGAGCTGATCGCCCGCCTGCTCGACGACGGCCGCACGGACTGGTTCGGCCCCGGCCCGGACCCGGCGGGCTACACCCGGCTCGCGTGCCCCGATGACCTGCCCGGGCCGACGCCGGCGCGCGCCCCGGATTCCGGCCTCGACGTCGGCCCGCTCGTCGACCCCGTGGTGGTCGACACTCCCGACGCCCGCCCCTTGACCTGCTACGACGCCGACATCGAGGTGGTAACGCCTGGTGTCCTCGACGACCAGGGCCTGCCGGTCACTGCCTACGGGGAGCCGCTCCCGGAGCCGCGCGGGCTCGCCGGCACGGGCCACATCTGGACCTTCGACAGCAGGGAGCTCCTCGACGACGACGACACGACCGACGAGGCAAGCATCCGGGCAGACGGCTGGGCAGGCGACGGGTCGGGCAGCTCCTCGACCACCCTGACCTGGTACCAGGACCGCAGGGCGTCCCCGACCGGCCTCGCCGTGACCGGAGAACATGTGGTCTGGAGCGACTACGCGGCCGCGGGCACGTCACCCCGCGCGAACTTCGTCAGCACGGCCAGCCTGGCCGGCGGTGGCATCACCTCCTCGACGGAACCCCTGGTCACCAGCCAGGAGAACGTGTGGCTGATCGCCACCACACTGGACCATGCCCTTTGGACAGCCGGGGACACGGCAGACGACACCCGCTTGTACGCCGAGACGCTCGACGACGAGGGCACGCCGACGGAGCTCGCGGCCGGGGTCACCGCACTCGCTGCGGACGAGGACGAGGCGATGGCCGCGATCCTGACCCCCGGCTCCGGGGAGACCAGTACGACGTCGATCCGGCTGTTCGACGACCTGGGCGGCGTCGACCCGACCGGCACTCTGCTGATGGAGTTCGAGCACGACTCCTCGTCCGTGGTCACCCAGATCGCGGTCTCGGACGACGTCATCGCGTGGACGGTCAGCCTCGGCGCCGACGGCCCCGGAGACCTGTACGTCGTCGACCGAGTCGGTGACAGCGACAGCATCGTGCGGCTGCCCGACGGCGTCGCCGACGACCTCCGCGCCGCCGGCGGCGTGCTCTCGTGGACCAGTACCGAGCCCGGGGTGCAGGACTCGGAGCCGGCGTCCTACCTGTACCGCGCGACGCCGTCGGCCTCCGGCTACGACGGCCCGGACCTGGCCCGGTTCCCAGGCGGGTCCGTGACTGCGAGCGTGGCCGGTGCCCGCACTGCCTGGCTTGAGACCGCCGGTGCAGGGCAGTGGCTCGTCAGGGCGGCGCTCGCACCCACCCTGGAGCGCGAATGA
- a CDS encoding YdcF family protein, whose translation MLSPTVRQDAQILWEFHQMPDEDRATDVAIGLGGHDISVAEHTAALYRRGRFPLVAFSGANAPTTVEKFPRGEAVHFAERAEQLGVPREAMVLETKATNTSENFTFTRDLLLSQKIDPGSATIISRPYQQRRAWATARKVWPGLEVVCSARWQSLEDYIVSIGDEQRVLSMLVGDTQRLWVYADAGFAVPVEVPDDVRAAYERLVAAGYTSRLVSV comes from the coding sequence ATGCTTTCGCCGACCGTGAGACAGGACGCGCAGATCCTCTGGGAATTTCACCAGATGCCCGACGAGGATCGTGCGACCGACGTCGCGATCGGCCTCGGCGGCCATGACATCAGCGTGGCGGAGCACACCGCGGCACTGTATCGGCGGGGCAGGTTCCCTCTGGTGGCGTTCAGCGGTGCTAACGCACCCACGACCGTCGAGAAGTTCCCGCGTGGTGAAGCGGTGCACTTTGCTGAGCGCGCTGAGCAGCTCGGTGTTCCACGTGAGGCGATGGTGCTGGAGACGAAGGCAACCAACACCAGTGAGAACTTCACGTTCACGCGCGACCTGCTCCTGAGCCAGAAGATCGATCCGGGATCGGCGACGATCATCAGCCGCCCCTACCAACAGCGTCGCGCGTGGGCAACGGCCCGAAAGGTCTGGCCCGGACTCGAGGTCGTGTGCTCGGCGAGGTGGCAGTCGCTGGAGGACTACATCGTCTCGATCGGCGACGAGCAGCGGGTGTTGAGCATGCTGGTCGGAGACACGCAACGGCTGTGGGTCTACGCCGACGCCGGGTTCGCTGTCCCGGTCGAAGTCCCCGACGACGTGCGGGCCGCCTACGAGCGGCTAGTGGCCGCCGGATACACCAGCCGACTGGTCAGTGTGTAG